The stretch of DNA ATCTGCGATACTAGCGATCAGATCGTCTTGGCGAATCTTGGTCATTATCGTGCTCCGTGGCATAAATGCTGAATGCGTGTCGTGGCGCGATTGTAGCAAAATTAAACCGACTACCGCAGCCTTGACACAGGACTAACTTGGAAAATCAATGATTATGTCTGTTTCACAAACCGCCATAGCCGCTTATTTGGCACAGCAACCGCAGTTTGATGCGTCACATCTGCGCCGCTTGATCCTGCTAGATCAGCCATTAGGATGGCTCGAGCCCAACGTCGTCGATATTTTGCAGCGCTTTGACGCCTGCTTTGAAGCGGCTGGCTCAGGTGTACGGGTCAATGCCTCGCTGTCTGAAACGGCCCATATTTTGGGGGCGGCCGCATTGCACTTACGGGAACTAGGACTCATCAAGGTTTGGCGCAATGAGCTCTATGCGGTGCACCCGCTGAGCGATACGGGTGAGCTAGATACAAGTAAAACTTTATTTACGCTGGAGCGCGGTGCTTTTCGTCGTTTTGGCCTGTGTAGCCGCGCCGCACACATCAACGGCTTGCGCAGCGATGGAAATATCTGGTTAGGGCAACGCACCAGTAGCAAGGGTATAGACCCGAACAAATTGGATAACCTGGCTGCTGGCGGCATACCCCATAATGAGTCAGTAGAGGCTTGCGTGGTACGTGAATTATTTGAAGAAGCAGGCATTCCTACCCCACTCGCCCAGCAAGCTCAATTTACCGGCATGGCGCGCAGCACGCGCAACGAAATTGACGGTACGCATGATGAAATTTTGTATTGCTACGATCTACATTTAAACGCCGCGATTAAGCCAATTAATCAAGATGGCGAGGTGGCGCAGTTTTTATGCTTGAGCCCACAACAGGTGCTGGCGCGCTTGCCCGAGATGACTTGGGATGCCGGCTTAGTGATGGCGCAGTGCTTGCAGAAAAACTATCCAAATTTATCCTTATAAAAAGTAAGGAAATACTGGTTTTACCCCGAGTGGTTTTGATATAATTACGCTAACTCATTGATCTAATGATCGAACTCATGGCCTACTTCGGTTGGCCGCTCAACCTCGCCGAAGTTTGCGGGGTTTTTTATTTGGAACACACAATGTTAAAAGCCCCTGAACTACTCCTTCCTGCCGGTACGCTCGACCGGATGCGCGCTGCGTATGATTTTGGTGCCGATGCAGTCTATGCTGGGCAGCCGCGCTATAGCTTGCGCGCGCGTAATAATGAATTTGGTCTGGAAGAAATCGCACTCGGCATCGAAGAAGCCCATGCGCGCGGCAAGAAATTTTTTGTGGCGAGCAATATCTTGCCGCACAACTCAAAAGTGAAAACATATCTGGCTGATATGGAGCCGGTGATCGCGATGAAACCGGATGCGCTAATTATGGCCGACCCCGGTTTGATTATGATGGTGCGCGAGAAATGGCCAGAGCAAGTCATTCACCTCTCGGTGCAAGCCAATACCGTCAATTATGCTGGCGTCAAATTTTGGAAATCGCTCGGTCTTGAGCGCGTGATTTTGTCGCGTGAATTGAGTCTCGATGAGATCGAAGAGATTCGCCAGCTCTGTCCAGATACCGAGCTGGAAGTATTTGTGCACGGCGCTTTATGCATTGCTTATTCCGGCCGCTGCCTGCTATCTGGTTATTTTAATCACCGTGACCCCAATCAAGGCACTTGCACTAATGCCTGCCGCTGGGATTACAAAACGCACGACACCGTTGAAGATGATGCTGGCGACGTACAGACCAAAACTCAGGTCATCCAGTTTGACTTCAACAAAGCGATGTCTGAAGGCAATCAAAGCTTTGCAGCTTGTGGCGGTGCCGAGCGTCACCCATTGGCCGACAAAACTTATCTAATCGAGGAAGGCAATCGCCCTGGTGAGTTGATGCCGATCATGGAAGATGAGCACGGCACTTACATCATGAATAGTAAAGACCTGCGCGCGGTGCAGCATATCGAGCGCTTGGTCAAAATGGGTGTTGATTCGCTAAAGATTGAAGGCCGCACCAAATCGCTATATTACGTTGCACGGACTGCACAGGTATATCGCCGAGCAATTGACGACGCAGTAGCTGGCCGCCCGTTTAATCCTGCGTTGTTGGCGGATTTGGATGGCTTGGCCAATCGTGGCTATACCGATGGCTTCTATCAGCGCCACTACACGCATGAAGCGCAAAATTATCTCGACGGCCATTCAAAGGCCAAACGCAGCCAGTTTGTCGGCGAAATTATCGCCAACGAAGCCGGTTGGGCGCGGATTGAGGTTAAAAACAAATTCTCACTGGGCGATACACTGGAAGTAATTCATCCAAGCGGCAATATCGAAGTCAAAATCGAAGCCATGCGAGATAAAAACGGCAAAGAAATTACCGTAGCACCTGGTAACGGGATTCAGGTACAAATCCCACTCGCTGAGCAATACGCCAGCGCCCTGCTTGCCCGACTGTTTTAAGGCATCATTGGGAATATAAAAAAGCCACTCAACTGAGTGGCTTTTTTATCTCGTACACCATAGCCGTATTAGGTTGCAGACTAGGAACTGATTAGGTTTTTCGGCAATACCACATGCACAATCAAACCATGTGGCACCGCATCGAGCAATTCAACCGTACCGCTATGGCGCTCGACGATCTCGCGCACAATCGCCATCCCTAAGCCGCAACCATTACCCGTTTGTTCGCGCCGGAAAAAGCGCTCAAACACGCGCTGCTTATCCGCATCAGGAATACCCTCACCGTTATCTTCCACATCAACAACATACTGGGTAGGGGTTTCTGTTAAACGCACAGTCACGCTACCATCTCTCGGAATATACTTAATGGCATTTTCAACCAGATTAATAAACAGCTCACGCAATAGCGCCGAATTACCTTCAATCCACGCCTCTTGCACCAAGCAATCACAACCCAAGTCAATTCTGGCTGCTAAGGCGCGCGGCACCAACTCACCCGTCAAATCACGGACTAAACGGGCTAAATCCATTTTCACTTTTGGAATGCCATTTAAACTACCTGGCTCAGATCTGGCCAGAGTCAGCAACTGATTAACCAAGTGAATACTACGCGTGGCACTGGTGTGCACCATATTCAGGCGGTCACGCAAACCCTCGGGGCTATTTTCACGCATAGCCAATTCGGTTTGCGATTTCAAACCCGCCAAAGGCGTACGGAGTTGATGGGCTGCATCGGCAATAAATCGACGTTGCCGATTGATACTTTCCTCGGTACTTGCCAGCAATTGGTTCAAGGCATTCGACAATGCATCAATTTCTTCAGGCGCATCCGCCAGCGAGAGCGGCGACAAATCCTGTGCTTGTCGCGTTTCCACCATCTGCTTGAGCGAAATAAGAGGACGTAGCGTATTTTTTACGCCGTACCAGATCAGCACACTCACTATGCCCATCATCAATACTAGCGGCAACGCCATGCGGTACATGTACTGATGTAAAGATTGCGTCTGCTCGGTTAGATTTTTACTTACTTCAACCCATACCGCGGGCTGCTGCAGATTTGGATTTCCAGGGAAATAGGCACGCATCAAGCGATGTGACTGCTCACGGTGCATCACGCTCGAAAAAGCATGGCTCGCCAAATTATTGGCAGTCGAGCCGTCAAACACCAAAGGCTGACGTGGCACACCAATATTAATCTGCCCGTCACTAGTGCTAAGCGCATAGCTCACCTGCCCTTCCTGCGCGGTTTTGAGCAATAATTGCGCCCTAGTTTCAATATCAAGCGCCGAAACTGGGTGCTTGGCTTTGGCGCCTTCCGCAACTTGCTGAGCTAAGCTGGCGGCAAAACGAGACAGATAAGCGTCACTACGTTCATTTACAAAGTGAAAAGACACCTGATAAATGACAGCTGCCCCTGCTAGCCATAAGGCCAGCAAGGGCAGCACGGTCCATAACAGGATCTGACGCTGTAAAGAGCGCTTAGTTACTTGCATCCGCAGCCAATGGTTGTTGTTTTTCAAGCAGGTAGCCCAAGCCACGGATAGTGCGGATAACGACACCGCATGGCTCTAGCTTTTTACGCAGGCGGTGAACGTAAACTTCAATCGCGTTCAAGCCCACTTCAGCGTTTTCGTTGCCCAATTCGCTGACGATCTGCTCTTTGGTTACCACGCGATCGATGTTTGACATCAAGATCTCGAGTACGGTCAACTCACGAGCAGACAAATCGAGCGGAGAGTCATTGCACCATGCACGCTGACCTGCGCGATCCAGACGCAAATTTCCCAATTGCTGTACCGATTGCGGCAGAATCTGACTGCGACGCAACAGCGCGCGCAGACGTGCTTCCAGCTCAGAGAATTCAAATGGCTTAGTCAGATAATCATCTGCGCCCGCATCTAAACCGGCAACACGCTCATCCAGACCATCCAAAGCAGTCAGAATCAAAATAGGCAGCGATGGCTTGTGCTGACGAACATTCCGCAATACTGTTAAGCCGTCCATGTTTGGCAGGCCAATATCTAAAACTACGGCATCATAATCATTGTGCAGCAAAATTTGCAGTGCCAATGCACCATCATTGACACAGTCACATTGAAATTCTGCTTGAGACAAGCTGGTTTTAAGCGCATCAGCGAGGATGAGGTCATCCTCGGCCAAGAATAAACGAGTCGCCATTGGGGTTCCCCTTTTTTGTAAGAATAAACTTACCGCAGAGTGTAGCGTTAATTTCGCCAAAGCCCAAGTTCATTTTTGTAAGCCTAAAGACCTGAACCTTGCATCTCTTTGTTCTAGAACAGATTTCTCATTTTTACTACATTTACCGTTTGTCAGCCAACCTGTCAGCTCACGAGAAATCAGCGTCGAAAGCCCAGAAATCCACTGCTCCTGATCATTTAAGCAGGGAATATAACTATACTGAGCGCCACCAGCAGCAAGATAGTCGTCACGCCCCTCCATGGCGATCTCCTCTAACGTTTCCAGACAATCGGCAACAAAACCGGGGCATATCACATCTAGCCTTGGTATTTTTTGTTTTGCCAGCTTATGCAGCACGTCACTTGTATACGGCTGCAGCCACTCTGCCTTTCCAAAACGCGACTGGAACGCAACGGTATATTGCCCCGCTACCAAGCCTAAATTTTCCGCCAGCAAGCGACCAGTTTTGTAGGCATGGCAATGATATGGATCGCCCTTTTCTAATGTGTATTTAGGTACTCCGTGAAAACTCATTAGAAGATGCTCACCCCGACCATTTACACGCCAATGCTCGCGCACACCGTGCGCAAGCGCCTCAATATAAGCAGCCTCATCATAAAACGGCGCCATAACGCGCAAAGCAGGCTGGAAACGGCTTTTTTGCAATACACGGGCAACTTCGTCAAACACGCTGGCGCTCGTACTGGCGGCATACTGTGGGTACATGGGCACCACGACCAGATGCTGACAGTTTTGCGCTTTCATTTTTAGAATTTGCTGTTCAATCGATGGATTGCCATAGCGCATCGCATAGTCGACCACGAGTTCGCCTTTAAATTGCTCACCCAAGGTGCCTTTGACCAGCTTGGCTTGTTTTTCGGTCCATACGCGCAACGGAGAGCCTTCTTTAGTCCAGATACTGGCGTATTTGGCAGCGCTTTTCTTTGGGCGCACATTCAAAATAATGACGTTCAAAATGCACCACCAAATGGGCTTTGGAATTTCAACCACGCGTGGATCGGATAGAAACTGCTTCAGATAAGGGCGCACCGCTTTAGCGGTGGGCGCGTCGGGTGAACCAAGGTTGACCAATAGCACGCCAATTTTACTGGGGTTGGCGTGGGAGAAATCGGGTTCCGCATAAAATCGGGGCATACAGTGCCTCAAGGCTAAATAATACAGGTGCTGGCTATGATAGAGGATTTTGCTGGGTAATTTTTCGCATTCAGGTTTTTTTGCCTCAAGTTTGCAAAAAACTCTGCAGAAACTTTAATCCGCGTCAGCTTCAAAGTCAGCAGACACGGTACAATTGGCTTTTGTTCACTTCACCATTTTTTGGGGATTCTATGGCTAAGCTGTTTATTGAAGATCTCGATCTAGCAGGCAAACGTGTATTGATTCGTGTTGACTTTAACGTGCCAGTCAAAAATGGCGTGGTGGAAAGCGATAAACGTATTCGTGCCGCTCTGCCGACGATACGCTATGCCCTCGCACAAGGCGCCTCAGTCGTGCTGATGTCGCACTTAGGTCGTCCAAATGGCCAAAAAGTAGAGAAATACAGCTTGGCACCAGTTGCTACTCGCCTGCAAGAGCTGCTCGGCAGCCCAGTGACCTTCCTAGCTGATTGCGTTGGCGCTGAAGTTGAAGCCGCTTGCGCCAACTTAGTGGCTGGTCAGGTTGTATTGCTGGAAAACGTCCGTTTCCATATTGAAGAAGAAGGCAAAGCAAAAGACGCTGATGGCAACTCAGTCAAAGCAGATCCAGCCAAAGTGGCCGCATTCCGCGCCAGCTTGTCAAAATTGGGCGACGTATTTGTTAATGATGCATTTGGTACAGCTCACCGCGCCCATTCATCAATGGTCGGTGTTGAATTGCCACGCGCAGCTGGCTACCTGCTGAAAAAAGAACTCGACTTCCTCGGTGAAGCGGTCAACAAGCCAGTTCGCCCACTGGTTGCCATCATTGGCGGCTCAAAAATCTCTGGCAAAATCGATGTGATTCAGGCTTTGCTACCAAAAGTAGACAAGCTGATCATCGGTGGCGGCATGGCATTTACTTTCTTGAAAGCGCAAGGCTTTGAGATCGGCAAATCATTGTGCGAGAACGACAAAGTGGACTTGGCACGCGACTTGATGGCGCAAGCTGGCGACAAACTCGTATTGCCAAGCGACACCATGGTAACGCGCGCACTGAATTTTGATGCTCGTACTTTGGATGGCTTGGTAGAAGTTCAATCTACTGCAATCCCAGCCGATCAAGAAGGCGTGGATATTGGTTCGGCAACGCGCGCAGCCTACGCAGACATCATCAAATCGGCGAAAACCGTTCTGTGGAATGGCCCAATGGGCGTGTTTGAAATTGATGCGTCTGCTGAAGGCACATTTGCTGTAGCTCACGCATTGGTTGACGCAACCGCCAATGGCGCGATCACTGTCGTAGGTGGTGGTGACTCGGTAGCCGCGGTTGAAAAAGCGGGCTTAGAAGACAAAGTAAGCCACGTTTCAACCGGCGGCGGCGCATCTCTTGAATTCCTCGAAGGCAAGGCTTTGCCAGGCGTAGAGGCTTTGAGCGATAAATAAGCCAAATTTAGTTCTAACAATAAAAAAAACCTCGCCTTGGCGAGGTTTTTTATTAGAGTATTTACTTGCAGGCCATATTAGCCAATAGCTATAGGGCAATACTCCACCACATTCCGAGTCGTTTGTGTGGCGACTCTGCTAGACCACCGCCTTAACAGCAGAAAATCCCCTTCGCTCTAAACTGCTCACGCACGCGATGCACGACTTCATTGCTCGGTGGCCTGGTATCGCCTAGCTCATATTTCAAGCCCAGTTCTTCCCATTTATTCTCGCCCATTTTATGAAATGGCAGCACCTCAACCCGCTCCAATACATTCGGATAGGCCTGATTCATTTTGGCGAGATAATCAGCAAGTAGCTGCACATCAGCCTCGTCATCCGACCAGCCTGGCACTAGCACGTAGCGCAACCAGATTTTTTTACCCATTTTGAACAGTCGCTCGGCAAAATCGAGCGTAGGTTGCAAAGGTTTTCCAGTTAAAGCTTCGTATTTTTCTGAATTCATTTGCTTAATATCGAGCAAAACCAGATCGATATTATCGAAATACTCATCCGGTAAATGCGCAGCCAGAAACCCCTGCGTATCAAGCGCCGTATGGATTCTAAGCTCTTGCTTGGCACGGCGGAAAATTTCGCCAATAAAATGCGCCTGCATCAAGGGTTCGCCACCTGAAATCGTCAAACCGCCAGCTACGCGCAGAAAGCTGGCGTATTTGGCGATCTCGGTCACGATGGCATCAACCGTCCATGGCTTGCCGGTGTGCAATTTCCAAGTGTCTGGATTGTGGCAATACAGGCAGCGAAATTGACAGCCGCTCACAAACAGCGCAAAACGCATACCAGGGCCATCCACGGCAGCGCCGGTTTCAATCGAATGTATATATCCAATTTGTTTGCCGTCGGCATCAAAGGCCGCAGGCACGATCTCGCCAGCCGGTTTTGCTTGGTTCAAAGCCATGGTTGTATCCAGAGAGGGTAATGGTGATCGCCCGCAATCTTTATGAGTGAGCGTAATAGAGCGATTAAAAATAAAAACGGATCGCAGGGCAAGCCTGGCGATCCGTTTGCGTGAATACTTGAGGCTTAATTAGCACTTTTCATGGAAGGTGCGATTAATGACATCCAATTGTTGTTCACGAGTTAGTTTGACAAAATTCACAGCATAACCAGACACGCGTACAGTTAATTGCGGATATTTATCCGGATTCGCCAT from Chitinibacter fontanus encodes:
- a CDS encoding NUDIX hydrolase — protein: MIMSVSQTAIAAYLAQQPQFDASHLRRLILLDQPLGWLEPNVVDILQRFDACFEAAGSGVRVNASLSETAHILGAAALHLRELGLIKVWRNELYAVHPLSDTGELDTSKTLFTLERGAFRRFGLCSRAAHINGLRSDGNIWLGQRTSSKGIDPNKLDNLAAGGIPHNESVEACVVRELFEEAGIPTPLAQQAQFTGMARSTRNEIDGTHDEILYCYDLHLNAAIKPINQDGEVAQFLCLSPQQVLARLPEMTWDAGLVMAQCLQKNYPNLSL
- the pflA gene encoding pyruvate formate-lyase-activating protein; the encoded protein is MALNQAKPAGEIVPAAFDADGKQIGYIHSIETGAAVDGPGMRFALFVSGCQFRCLYCHNPDTWKLHTGKPWTVDAIVTEIAKYASFLRVAGGLTISGGEPLMQAHFIGEIFRRAKQELRIHTALDTQGFLAAHLPDEYFDNIDLVLLDIKQMNSEKYEALTGKPLQPTLDFAERLFKMGKKIWLRYVLVPGWSDDEADVQLLADYLAKMNQAYPNVLERVEVLPFHKMGENKWEELGLKYELGDTRPPSNEVVHRVREQFRAKGIFCC
- the trhP gene encoding prephenate-dependent tRNA uridine(34) hydroxylase TrhP, whose amino-acid sequence is MLKAPELLLPAGTLDRMRAAYDFGADAVYAGQPRYSLRARNNEFGLEEIALGIEEAHARGKKFFVASNILPHNSKVKTYLADMEPVIAMKPDALIMADPGLIMMVREKWPEQVIHLSVQANTVNYAGVKFWKSLGLERVILSRELSLDEIEEIRQLCPDTELEVFVHGALCIAYSGRCLLSGYFNHRDPNQGTCTNACRWDYKTHDTVEDDAGDVQTKTQVIQFDFNKAMSEGNQSFAACGGAERHPLADKTYLIEEGNRPGELMPIMEDEHGTYIMNSKDLRAVQHIERLVKMGVDSLKIEGRTKSLYYVARTAQVYRRAIDDAVAGRPFNPALLADLDGLANRGYTDGFYQRHYTHEAQNYLDGHSKAKRSQFVGEIIANEAGWARIEVKNKFSLGDTLEVIHPSGNIEVKIEAMRDKNGKEITVAPGNGIQVQIPLAEQYASALLARLF
- a CDS encoding sensor histidine kinase; translated protein: MKNNNHWLRMQVTKRSLQRQILLWTVLPLLALWLAGAAVIYQVSFHFVNERSDAYLSRFAASLAQQVAEGAKAKHPVSALDIETRAQLLLKTAQEGQVSYALSTSDGQINIGVPRQPLVFDGSTANNLASHAFSSVMHREQSHRLMRAYFPGNPNLQQPAVWVEVSKNLTEQTQSLHQYMYRMALPLVLMMGIVSVLIWYGVKNTLRPLISLKQMVETRQAQDLSPLSLADAPEEIDALSNALNQLLASTEESINRQRRFIADAAHQLRTPLAGLKSQTELAMRENSPEGLRDRLNMVHTSATRSIHLVNQLLTLARSEPGSLNGIPKVKMDLARLVRDLTGELVPRALAARIDLGCDCLVQEAWIEGNSALLRELFINLVENAIKYIPRDGSVTVRLTETPTQYVVDVEDNGEGIPDADKQRVFERFFRREQTGNGCGLGMAIVREIVERHSGTVELLDAVPHGLIVHVVLPKNLISS
- a CDS encoding response regulator transcription factor, translating into MATRLFLAEDDLILADALKTSLSQAEFQCDCVNDGALALQILLHNDYDAVVLDIGLPNMDGLTVLRNVRQHKPSLPILILTALDGLDERVAGLDAGADDYLTKPFEFSELEARLRALLRRSQILPQSVQQLGNLRLDRAGQRAWCNDSPLDLSARELTVLEILMSNIDRVVTKEQIVSELGNENAEVGLNAIEVYVHRLRKKLEPCGVVIRTIRGLGYLLEKQQPLAADASN
- a CDS encoding phosphoglycerate kinase, translated to MAKLFIEDLDLAGKRVLIRVDFNVPVKNGVVESDKRIRAALPTIRYALAQGASVVLMSHLGRPNGQKVEKYSLAPVATRLQELLGSPVTFLADCVGAEVEAACANLVAGQVVLLENVRFHIEEEGKAKDADGNSVKADPAKVAAFRASLSKLGDVFVNDAFGTAHRAHSSMVGVELPRAAGYLLKKELDFLGEAVNKPVRPLVAIIGGSKISGKIDVIQALLPKVDKLIIGGGMAFTFLKAQGFEIGKSLCENDKVDLARDLMAQAGDKLVLPSDTMVTRALNFDARTLDGLVEVQSTAIPADQEGVDIGSATRAAYADIIKSAKTVLWNGPMGVFEIDASAEGTFAVAHALVDATANGAITVVGGGDSVAAVEKAGLEDKVSHVSTGGGASLEFLEGKALPGVEALSDK
- the hemH gene encoding ferrochelatase; translation: MPRFYAEPDFSHANPSKIGVLLVNLGSPDAPTAKAVRPYLKQFLSDPRVVEIPKPIWWCILNVIILNVRPKKSAAKYASIWTKEGSPLRVWTEKQAKLVKGTLGEQFKGELVVDYAMRYGNPSIEQQILKMKAQNCQHLVVVPMYPQYAASTSASVFDEVARVLQKSRFQPALRVMAPFYDEAAYIEALAHGVREHWRVNGRGEHLLMSFHGVPKYTLEKGDPYHCHAYKTGRLLAENLGLVAGQYTVAFQSRFGKAEWLQPYTSDVLHKLAKQKIPRLDVICPGFVADCLETLEEIAMEGRDDYLAAGGAQYSYIPCLNDQEQWISGLSTLISRELTGWLTNGKCSKNEKSVLEQRDARFRSLGLQK